The following is a genomic window from Solirubrobacterales bacterium.
TGGTGTCGCTGTGGAGGAAGAACTCCTCGAGGAAAACCTCCCGCGCAAAGCACGCCCGCGGGTCGTCCTGACCACAGTTCACCTGAGGGAACACCGAGCCGAAGAACGGCTCTCCTCGGGTGGATGGCATCAGGTCGTACTCCAGATGGTGCCCCTGGACGTCGAAGATGAACTCGTCGCCGGCCAGTGCGGCGCGGGCCGCATCCTGATCCTTGCCCGCCCCGGCCGGAACGGCGTAGCGGCCACCCGACGAGTTGCCGGAGTCGCTGAGACAGCCTTGGAGCGTCAGCAGGGTGGTGGCCGCCGCCGAGGCCGTGAACAGGAACTGGCGCCGGGACATGCCCGTCCCCCGCGCGTTGTCCCCACAGGCCAGATGCGCGCGTCGGATCGCCTCGCGCTCGACGGCAGTCAACGGCGGAGGAACGAACTCCCCGTTCGAGCACGGGCCGAATTTGATCGGAAGGCCCGGATCGTCTGCGGGTTTGCTCACACCTCCGATACGGGCCGCCGGCGATCCGAGGTCCATCCGCGTGGGCGAGCCACGCAAGATTCGTGGCGATAACCCCGGGTATCCAAGGAAAAAGGGCTAACTTGGGAAACTGATGACAGCGATGACTTTTGCCAATTCCGACGGTCTTCTGGTTGTAGACGATGGCTAGGGCGATTTGGAGCGGATCGATCAGCTTCGGGCTCTTGAACGTGCCCGTGAAGCTCTACAGCGCCGTGTCGCGGAAGTCCGTGAGCTTCCGCGAGCTTCGCGCGAGCGACAGCTCGCGCATCCGGCACAAGAGGGTGGCCGAGTCCGACGGCGAGGAGGTCCCCTACGAGGAGATCGTCAAGGGCTATGAGGTCGCGCCCGAGCACTATGTCCTTCTGACCCGGGAGGAGCTCGAGGAGCTCGACCCCAAGAAGACACGGGCGATCGAGATCCAGGACTTCGTCGACCTCGACGAGATCGACCCGATCTACTTCGATCACCCCTACTACCTCGGGCCCGACAAGGGCGCGGAGAAGCCGTACGCCCTGCTGGTCAAGGCCATGGGCGACGCGAACAAGGTGGCGGTGGCGCGTTTCGTGCTCCGAAACCGTGAGCATCTGGCCGCGATCCGCCCCATGGGCCAGGTGCTGACCATGGCGACGATGCGGTTCGCCGACGAGGTGGTCTCACCGGAGGAGATTGGGGAGGTGGTACCCGAGGACGGCCGCAAGCTGTCCAAGCGGGAGCTCGAGATGGCACAACAGCTGATCGAGTCGCTGAGCACCGACTTCGACGCCGACAAGTATCGCGACGAATACCGCGAGGAGCTGATGGCGATGATCGAGCGAAAGGCGCGCGGCGAGGAAATCGTGGAGGCGGTCTCCGAGGAGCCGACGCCCACCAAGGCGCCAGACCTGATGGCCGCGCTCGAAGAAAGCCTGGCGGCGATCCAGGGAGAGCCGCTGGCGGCCGGCTCGAAGCGGGACGGCAAGCGTGACGGCGCCAAGCGGCGGAAGCGGCCGGCCGCCGCCAAGTCCCGCTCGAGCTCGAAGAGCTCCAAGGCCGGATCGAGATCGCGAAGCAAGGCAAAAGCCGCGAAGTAGACGTAGACGGGCACCGGCTCGAGCTCACCAACCTCGACAAGGTGCTGTGGCCGAAGGCCGGCTTCTCCAAGGGCGAAGCGATCGACTACTACGCGCGGGTCGCGGAGACGATCCTTCCCCATCTTGCCGGTAGGCCGCTGACGCGGGTGCGCTTTCCGGACGGCACCGAATCACAGCGGTTCTACGAGAAGCGCGCCCCCTCCCACACCCCCGACTGGGTCCGCAAGGCGCCGATCCAGATGGGGAGGGCAGGCCTCCTCGACTTCATCGTGTGCGACGACCGCGCGACCTTGATCTGGCTCGCCCAGCTCGCCGCCCTCGAGCTCCATCCGTCGCTCTCGATGGCGGAGGACCCCGACACGCCGACCGTGATCGCCTTCGACCTCGACCCGGGTGCGCCGGCGACGATCGTGGAGTGCTCGCAGGTGGGTCTGCGCGTGCGCGAGCTGTTCGACAGCCTCGGGCTCGAGTCGTTCGCGAAGACCTCCGGCTCGAAGGGCCTCCAGGTATACGTGCCGCTCAATACCGCGGTCGGGTACGAGCGGACGAAGTCGTTCGCCCGAGCGGTCGCTCAGGCGCTGGAGCGCGCAGAGCCCGAGCTCGTGGTCTCCCGCCAGAAGAAGGAGCTTCGCAAGGGCAAGGTGCTGGTCGACTGGAGCCAGAACGACCGCGCGAAGACGACCGTGGCCGTCTACTCGCTGCGCTGCCGTGAGCGTCCGTGGGTGTCCACCCCGCTTCGCTGGGAGGAAGTCGAGGAGCTCGCCGCTGACGGGGATCCGGAGTCCATGCGCTTCGAGGGGCCCGCCGCCTTGGAGCGAATCGACGCCCACGGCGACCTGTTCGCGCCCGTGCTCGAGCTCGAGCAGGAGCTGCCCGAGAAGCTCTAGAGCGGCTGGCGGACCACCGGCCGCCGGCTGGCTTTGGCCTCGTCGAGGCGGCGAACCGGCGTCGTGTAGGGCGCGTTGCGGGCGATTTCGGGATCACCCTCGCCCTCGGCGAGAATCTCCTCGACGGCGTCGGCGAGCCCGTCGAGGCCCTCCCTGGTCTCGGTCTCGGTGGGCTCGAACATCAGCGCCTCGTCGACGAGCAGCGGGAAGTAGATGGTCGGCGGGTGATAGCCGAAGTCGAGCAGCCGCTTGGCGACGTCGAGCGTCTTCACCCCGAGCTCCCGCTTCGCGGGCGCTCCCGAGAGGACGAACTCGTGCATGCAGGGGCGATCGAAGCCGGCCGGCAGGTATCTCCCGGCGCGCCCCCTTCGCAGCCGCGCCAGGAGGTAGTTGGCGTTCAGCACCGCGGTCTCCGAGGCCTCGGTTAGGCCGTCGCCGCCCAGGCTGCGGATGTACGCGTAGGAGCGCACGAAAACGCCGAAGTTGCCCGCGAAGCCGCGCAGCCGGCCGATCGACTGGGGCCGCTCGTAGTCGAGGTCGAAGGCGGGGGCGGCGCCGTCCTCACCCTCCGTCCGGACCACCCGCGGGACGGGCAGGTAGGGCTCGATCCGGTCGGAGACCGCGATCGGCCCCGCTCCCGGCCCGCCGCCCCCGTGCGGCTGGGAGAACGACTTGTGGAGGTTGACGTGGACGATGTCGAACCCCATGTCGCCGGGACGGGTGTGGCCCATGATCGCGTTCAGGTTGGCCCCGTCGTAGTACAGGGTGCCTCCGGCCTCGCGGACCATCCGGATGATCTCGGCGATGTTCTCGTCGAACAGGCCGAGCGTGTTCGGGTTCGTGAGCATGAGGCAGGCGACCTCGCCGTCGACCTTGGAGCGCAGATCGTCCAGGTCCACTCCGCCGCGCTCGTCGGTGGCCACCTTGACCACCTCGTACCCCGCCATGGTCACCGATGCCGGGTTGGTGCCGTGGGCGGTGTCCGGGGTCAGCACCTTGTGGCGCTCCTCACCCCGGTGGGCGTGATAGGCGCGGGTGAGGAGCAGCCCCGCCAGCTCACCGTGGGAGCCCGCCGACGGCTGGAGGCTCACGTGCTCGAGCCCGCAGATCTCCGCCAGGGCGCGCTCCAGGCGCCACATCAGCTCCAGCGCTCCCTGGGCGCGCTTCGGGTCCTGCGCCGGGTGCAGCCGGGCGTGGCCGGGCAGCGCCGCGACGCGCTCGTTGAGTCGCGGGTTGTGCTTCATCGTGCACGAGCCGAGCGGGTAGGGGCCCGTGTCGAGGTCGAAGTTGCGACGTGACAGCCGGTTGTAGTGGCGAACGATCTCCGGCTCGGAGACCTCGGGCAGCTCGGGAGGTCGCTCCCGCCGGAGCTTGGCCGGGATCAGCTCCTCGAGGAGGCGCTCGGGGACATCGACCGGCGGCAGCGTCCCTGCGCGGCGTCCGGCGACGGAGCGCTCGAAGATCGTGGTGACGGGCTCGCGCTGCTGAGGGGTTGGAGTTTCAGCCGTGGTAGGCGGCGAGGGGGAGGAGCCCGGTGTCATGGGGCCACCTCCCGCGCGATTGGCGCCTTAGTTGCTGTATGCGCAACAAAAGCGCCATCTCCGGCCGCGGCGGCGATCGCGCGAGCGAGCGCGTCCGCGAGCCGGTCGATGTCGGCGCGCGACCGCCGTTCCGTCAGCGCGATGAGCAGACCGTCCTCGTATTCGGGGTACTCCCTGCCCAGCCAGTACCCGGCCGCGATCTCCTCGGCCGCGCAACGGTCGAGCACCGCCCGCACGGGCGCATCGACGCGAATCGCGAACTCGCGCACCACCGGAGCCTCGTGCAGGAACTCCACGCCGTCGAGCGCCGCCAGCCGCTCCCGCGCGTAAGCGGTTCGCTGGGCGAGCAACTCGCCCAGCTCGACCACCCCGCGCTTGCCGAGCCAGGCCAGATAGATCAGGCCACCGAGGGCGTTCAGGGCCTGCGAGGTGCAGATGTTGTGGGTCGCCTTCTCCCGGCGGATGTGCTGCTCGCGTGTCTGGAGGGCGAGAACGAAGGCGCGCCGCCCGTCGGCGTCCACGGTCTCGCCCGCAATCCGGCCGGGCATCCGGCGCAGGTGCTCCTCCGTGGCGCAGAAGAAGCCGAACGAGGGACCTCCGAAGTCGAGCCTGCCTCCAAGGGGCTGGCCCTCGCCGACGGCGATCTGGACGCCGCACTCGCCGGGTGGCCGCAGCACGCCCAGGGTGAGCGGGTCGACCGCCGCGACGGTGAGCGCACCCGTCTCGTTTGCAGCTGCGGCAAGGGCCTCGAGATCCTCGACCGCTCCGAGGAAGTTCGGGTTCTGGACGAACAGCGCGGCAGTCTCGGCGTCGAGCGCCGATTCGAGCTCTCCTGCGTCCGTGAGCCCGCCGTCGAGCCCCACCTCTACCACCTCGGCGCCGAAGCCGCGCGCGTAGGTGAGGAGCGTCTCGCGGCTGTGGGGATGCAGGCCGCGCGAGACCACCAGCCGACGGCGCCCGGTGGCGCCGATCGCCAGGTAGGCGGCGGAGGCCACTGACGATGGCCCCTCATACAGCGAGGCGTTGGCCACCGGCAGCGCGCAGAGCTCCGAGATCGCCGTCTGAAACTCGAACATCACCTGTAGGCCGCCCTGCGACACCTCAGGCTGATACGGGGTGTACGGGGTCAGGAACTCCGAGCGCTGGGTGATCGCGTCGACGATCGCGGGCACGTAGTGGTCGTACATGCCCGCCCCGAGGAAACAGAGCTCGGCGTCGGCGTGTGCGTTGCGCTCGGCCAGCGCCGCCAGGTGGTCGAAGCACTCGGTCTCCGAGAGCCCGGGCGGCAGATCGAGCGGGCGATCGAGGCGCAGCCCAGCTGGGATCTCGGCGAACAGCTCGTCGACCGAGACCACGCCGATCGCATCCAGCATCGCGCGGTGGTCGGAGTCGGTGGCTGAGGTGTATCTGGTCACGCGCGACCCACTTCGGCCACTGATGCTAGCCGCGGGTCGGGCGGGCCCCGCCTCGCAAGACGGTCAGCGCGGCTCAGCCGCCGTCTTCCGCCAGCATCGCCCGGTAGCCGGCCGCGTCCATCAGCTCGTCCACCTCCGAGGGGTCGGAGAGCTTCACTCGCACCAGCCAGCCCTCGCCGTAGGGGTCCTCGTTGAGGAG
Proteins encoded in this region:
- the ligD gene encoding non-homologous end-joining DNA ligase, coding for MAKQGKSREVDVDGHRLELTNLDKVLWPKAGFSKGEAIDYYARVAETILPHLAGRPLTRVRFPDGTESQRFYEKRAPSHTPDWVRKAPIQMGRAGLLDFIVCDDRATLIWLAQLAALELHPSLSMAEDPDTPTVIAFDLDPGAPATIVECSQVGLRVRELFDSLGLESFAKTSGSKGLQVYVPLNTAVGYERTKSFARAVAQALERAEPELVVSRQKKELRKGKVLVDWSQNDRAKTTVAVYSLRCRERPWVSTPLRWEEVEELAADGDPESMRFEGPAALERIDAHGDLFAPVLELEQELPEKL
- a CDS encoding Ku protein is translated as MARAIWSGSISFGLLNVPVKLYSAVSRKSVSFRELRASDSSRIRHKRVAESDGEEVPYEEIVKGYEVAPEHYVLLTREELEELDPKKTRAIEIQDFVDLDEIDPIYFDHPYYLGPDKGAEKPYALLVKAMGDANKVAVARFVLRNREHLAAIRPMGQVLTMATMRFADEVVSPEEIGEVVPEDGRKLSKRELEMAQQLIESLSTDFDADKYRDEYREELMAMIERKARGEEIVEAVSEEPTPTKAPDLMAALEESLAAIQGEPLAAGSKRDGKRDGAKRRKRPAAAKSRSSSKSSKAGSRSRSKAKAAK
- the gcvPB gene encoding aminomethyl-transferring glycine dehydrogenase subunit GcvPB translates to MTPGSSPSPPTTAETPTPQQREPVTTIFERSVAGRRAGTLPPVDVPERLLEELIPAKLRRERPPELPEVSEPEIVRHYNRLSRRNFDLDTGPYPLGSCTMKHNPRLNERVAALPGHARLHPAQDPKRAQGALELMWRLERALAEICGLEHVSLQPSAGSHGELAGLLLTRAYHAHRGEERHKVLTPDTAHGTNPASVTMAGYEVVKVATDERGGVDLDDLRSKVDGEVACLMLTNPNTLGLFDENIAEIIRMVREAGGTLYYDGANLNAIMGHTRPGDMGFDIVHVNLHKSFSQPHGGGGPGAGPIAVSDRIEPYLPVPRVVRTEGEDGAAPAFDLDYERPQSIGRLRGFAGNFGVFVRSYAYIRSLGGDGLTEASETAVLNANYLLARLRRGRAGRYLPAGFDRPCMHEFVLSGAPAKRELGVKTLDVAKRLLDFGYHPPTIYFPLLVDEALMFEPTETETREGLDGLADAVEEILAEGEGDPEIARNAPYTTPVRRLDEAKASRRPVVRQPL
- the gcvPA gene encoding aminomethyl-transferring glycine dehydrogenase subunit GcvPA, with protein sequence MTRYTSATDSDHRAMLDAIGVVSVDELFAEIPAGLRLDRPLDLPPGLSETECFDHLAALAERNAHADAELCFLGAGMYDHYVPAIVDAITQRSEFLTPYTPYQPEVSQGGLQVMFEFQTAISELCALPVANASLYEGPSSVASAAYLAIGATGRRRLVVSRGLHPHSRETLLTYARGFGAEVVEVGLDGGLTDAGELESALDAETAALFVQNPNFLGAVEDLEALAAAANETGALTVAAVDPLTLGVLRPPGECGVQIAVGEGQPLGGRLDFGGPSFGFFCATEEHLRRMPGRIAGETVDADGRRAFVLALQTREQHIRREKATHNICTSQALNALGGLIYLAWLGKRGVVELGELLAQRTAYARERLAALDGVEFLHEAPVVREFAIRVDAPVRAVLDRCAAEEIAAGYWLGREYPEYEDGLLIALTERRSRADIDRLADALARAIAAAAGDGAFVAHTATKAPIAREVAP